Proteins from one Catenuloplanes atrovinosus genomic window:
- a CDS encoding nucleotidyltransferase family protein: MPYRVDAGLVNTLKRVAAIFKQADVPFALGGSFAVYAHGGYSSDHDVDFMIREQDVDRALEELTAAGFTSERPPEDWLVKVYDDGRMVDLIFRPVETPVTDETLADSVVRPVDAIQMPCLSATQLMVHKLLSFSQHYCDFARGLPVARSLREQIDWARVRRETADSPYAEAFLVLLDRLDVVPTEESETPDPESEGQRGTLRLAATQ; this comes from the coding sequence ATGCCGTACCGGGTGGACGCCGGGCTCGTCAACACGCTCAAGCGCGTCGCCGCCATCTTCAAGCAGGCCGACGTGCCGTTCGCGCTGGGCGGAAGCTTCGCGGTGTACGCGCACGGCGGCTACTCCAGCGACCACGACGTGGACTTCATGATCCGCGAGCAGGATGTGGACCGCGCGCTCGAGGAGCTGACCGCCGCGGGCTTCACCAGCGAGCGGCCGCCGGAGGACTGGCTGGTCAAGGTCTACGACGACGGGCGGATGGTGGATCTGATCTTCCGGCCGGTGGAGACGCCGGTGACGGACGAGACGCTGGCCGACTCCGTCGTGCGGCCGGTCGACGCGATCCAGATGCCCTGTCTGTCCGCGACCCAGCTGATGGTGCACAAGCTGCTCAGCTTCTCCCAGCACTACTGCGATTTCGCGCGCGGCCTGCCGGTCGCCCGCTCGCTGCGGGAGCAGATCGACTGGGCGCGGGTACGCCGGGAAACGGCGGACTCGCCGTACGCGGAGGCGTTCCTGGTGCTCCTGGACCGGCTCGACGTGGTGCCCACGGAGGAGTCGGAGACGCCGGACCCGGAGTCAGAGGGCCAGCGCGGCACGCTCCGCCTCGCCGCCACTCAGTGA
- a CDS encoding GPGG-motif small membrane protein — translation MGAFDTLLWILAVVLVVAGVVSLVRRQILWGIVLIVVGLLVGPFGVSIFT, via the coding sequence ATGGGTGCTTTCGATACTCTTCTGTGGATCCTGGCAGTGGTGCTCGTGGTCGCCGGCGTCGTCTCGCTCGTCCGGCGGCAGATTCTCTGGGGAATCGTCCTGATCGTGGTGGGCCTGCTGGTCGGGCCGTTCGGCGTCAGCATCTTCACCTAG
- a CDS encoding metallophosphoesterase family protein, with product MIRIAAVGDVHIDKDVVGRYRPALEELPDRADVLLLAGDLTRHGTEDEARCVATEFGGLGVPVIAVLGNHDHQSDQPDAVTRVLTDAGITVLEGTGTVLDCGGTRLGVAGAKGFGGGFAGRCASNFGEPEMKAFVGTTERIADRLGEALRALDCDVKVALTHYSPVPDTLVGEPLEIYPFLGCYQLGRAIDSAGTALALHGHAHHGTERGTTPGGVRVRNVAHPVIKQAYSVYHLLGDDAEESEPGALVHAGQ from the coding sequence GTGATCCGGATCGCGGCCGTCGGCGACGTGCACATCGACAAGGACGTGGTCGGGCGGTACCGGCCCGCGCTGGAGGAACTGCCGGACCGGGCGGACGTGCTGCTGCTGGCCGGCGACCTGACCCGGCACGGCACCGAGGACGAGGCGCGCTGCGTCGCCACCGAGTTCGGCGGGCTCGGCGTACCGGTGATCGCGGTGCTGGGTAATCACGACCACCAGTCCGACCAGCCGGACGCGGTCACCCGGGTGCTCACCGACGCGGGCATCACCGTGCTGGAGGGCACCGGGACCGTGCTGGACTGCGGCGGCACCCGGCTGGGCGTGGCCGGCGCGAAGGGCTTCGGCGGCGGGTTCGCCGGCCGGTGCGCCAGCAACTTCGGCGAGCCCGAGATGAAGGCGTTCGTCGGCACCACCGAGCGGATCGCGGACCGGCTGGGCGAGGCGCTGCGCGCGCTGGACTGCGACGTGAAGGTCGCGCTCACCCACTACTCGCCGGTGCCGGACACGCTGGTCGGCGAGCCGCTGGAGATCTACCCGTTCCTGGGTTGCTACCAGCTCGGACGCGCGATCGACTCGGCCGGCACCGCGCTGGCGCTGCACGGGCACGCGCACCACGGCACCGAGCGCGGCACTACGCCGGGCGGCGTCCGGGTGCGCAACGTGGCCCACCCGGTGATCAAGCAGGCGTACAGCGTCTACCACCTGCTCGGCGACGACGCCGAGGAGAGCGAGCCGGGCGCGCTGGTCCACGCCGGACAGTAA